From Roseateles sp. SL47:
GCTCTTTCTCGATGGCCACGGCAATGACTCGGTCGCGCAGCACCGTCTCCAGCACCTGCTTGCGCATTTCCGGGGTGTCAAACAGCTTCGGGTCGACATTGGGCGCCTGCTGGCGCATGCGCTCCTGCTGGTCTCGCACCGCCGCATCCCATTCGGTCTGCGTGATCTTGCGATCGCCCACAGCAGCAACAGCGGAATTGCTGCCGTCCATGAAGCGGCTATAGCCCTCGACCCCCACCAGCACGAAAGACGGCAGGATCACCAACAGCAACAGGAACTGCAACAGTCGCGTGTGCTTGCGAACGAAATCAAACATCAACAACCTCAGATGAGCCTTGCGCACATACGACAAAGGCGAACCTCGGTTCGCCTTTGCGCTGCGGCATTTTAGCCTCGGGATTGGTGGGCGCTGACGGTCTCGAACCGCCGACCTACTCCGTGTAAAGGAGCCGCTCTACCAACTGAGCTAAGCGCCCGAGGATTCTGTCCCCACCCTGCTTTCACAGGAGCCGGGGGGCGAAGCCTACCAGAAACTGGAGGCCTCAAAAACAAACGGCTCGCCCAAATCGTGGCAAACCGTCAATGGATCAGTTCACCGCGTCCTTCAAGGCCTTGCCAGGACGGAACTTCGGAACCTTGGCCGACTTGATCTTGATCGTGTCACCGGTGCGCGGATTGCGACCGCTGCGGGCCGCACGCTTGCTGACACTGAAGGTGCCAAAGCCCACCAGCGACACCGTGCCGTTTTTCTTCAGCGTGGTTTTCACACCGCCAATCAAGGCTTCCAGCGCACGCCCAGCAGCGGCCTTGGAAATATCCGCCTGCTTGGCAATGTGCTCGATCAATTCGGACTTGTTCACGAAGGTACCCCCTCTATGGTTTCAACGCGAGGGACGCCACCTTGGCGGCCGCCGCACGACCCGATCCGGTTGCGCCACACAGGATGCAGAGGGGAAAAACTCTCCATGCCCCGTTGATGGCGCGGGAAGCGGATTCTAGACGGATTCATCTGCGCACCCGATCAGGGAAAAGTCCCGATATAAAGGGAGGCAGGGCCGGTCGCCCATGCACATGCACATGCCCATGCGCAGGCCCGATGGATCAGCGCACCTTGGCCCGGATTTCGGGCAGCGCCTTTTGCAAGTAATACACCATCGACCAGATGGTCAGCACCGCAGCCAGATAAATCAGCCAGGTGCCCCACAGCCGGGTATTGATGAGGCCAAACACCACACCGTCATACAACAGGAACGGGATGGCCACCATCTGCACCGTGGTCTTGAGCTTGCCCAGCATATGGACCGCCACCGACCGCGATGCGCCGATTTGCGCCATCCATTCACGCAGCGCGGAAATGGCAATTTCCCGCCCCACAATGACCAGCGCCACCAGCGCGTCCACCCGCTGCTGCTCCAGCAACACCAGCAAGGCGGCGCACACCAGGAATTTGTCCGCCACCGGATCCAGGAAGGCACCGAAGGACGACGTCTGGTTGAGCTTGCGCGCCAGATAGCCATCCGCCCAATCGGTCAGCGCCACCAGAATGAAGAGCACGGTGGCCATCAGGTTCTGATGCGCAGGCGCGATCTGCAAATGAAACAGCCCCACGATCAGTGGGATGGCCACGATGCGGGCCCAGGTCAACAAGGTTGGCAGGGTCAGGAACATGGTTGGGATTGTGCCCACCTTTTGGGGTCGCACGCCCCGATCTTGCGGGATTGAGTGCAATCAATTCCTGCAGACCTGCAGCACTCAGTCCAGCGTGCGAGGTTTGAAGCGCCGGTCGTTGTTGAAGAGGAAGACCTCATTGAACTTCCAGGGGTGGGGCAGATGGCTCACATCCCCATACGGGGCCGCCCTGCGCACCGCCGCCATCGCCAGCTCGATGGTGTCCACCGCCTGCCCGGG
This genomic window contains:
- the pgsA gene encoding CDP-diacylglycerol--glycerol-3-phosphate 3-phosphatidyltransferase, with the protein product MFLTLPTLLTWARIVAIPLIVGLFHLQIAPAHQNLMATVLFILVALTDWADGYLARKLNQTSSFGAFLDPVADKFLVCAALLVLLEQQRVDALVALVIVGREIAISALREWMAQIGASRSVAVHMLGKLKTTVQMVAIPFLLYDGVVFGLINTRLWGTWLIYLAAVLTIWSMVYYLQKALPEIRAKVR
- a CDS encoding HU family DNA-binding protein gives rise to the protein MNKSELIEHIAKQADISKAAAGRALEALIGGVKTTLKKNGTVSLVGFGTFSVSKRAARSGRNPRTGDTIKIKSAKVPKFRPGKALKDAVN